A region from the Sorex araneus isolate mSorAra2 chromosome 6, mSorAra2.pri, whole genome shotgun sequence genome encodes:
- the LOC101548682 gene encoding olfactory receptor 491-like, which yields MDIGNHTSVSELILMGLTKDPTLCVIFFVIFLGIYAVTLTGNISIIILIRSSSQLQTPMYFFLSHLAFVDIGFSTSITPIMLIGFLRHGIALPVAGCEAQLCFAVMFGTVECFLLAAMAYDRYVAICSPLLYSTHMSPGVCLVLLGASYLGGCVNSLSFASCLLNLVFCGSNEVDHFFCDLSPLLKLSCSDISIIEIIPSISSGTILVVTVFVIALSYIYILIAVLKMRSKDGRQKAFSTCTSHLTAVTLYYGTIFFIYVLPKSIYSTEQNRVISLLYTVVIPMINPLIYSLRNRDVKEALRKTMVGIFS from the coding sequence ATGGATATTGGGAATCACACCAGTGTGTCAGAGCTCATCCTTATGGGGCTCACAAAGGATCCTACATTGTGTGTCATCTTCTTTGTGATATTTCTAGGGATTTATGCTGTTACCCTAACAGGCAATATCAGCATAATCATTTTAATAAGAAGCTCTTCCCAGCTGCAAactcccatgtacttcttcctcagtcATTTAGCCTTTGTGGACATTGGGTTTTCCACCTCAATCACCCCTATCATGCTTATAGGATTCCTGAGACATGGAATAGCCCTCCCTGTGGCTGGCTGCGAAGCACAGCTTTGTTTTGCAGTCATGTTTGGAACAGTTGAATGCTTTCTGCTGGCTGCCATGGCCTATgatcgctatgtggccatctgctcCCCCCTGCTCTACTCCACCCACATGTCTCCTGGAGTCTGCCTGGTCTTACTGGGAGCATCCTACCTGGGTGGGTGTGTGAATTCTTTGTCATTTGCTAGTTGTTTGTTGAACCTGGTTTTCTGTGGGTCAAATGAGGTAGATCACTTTTTCTGTGATTTGTCCCCTCTGTTAAAACTGTCCTGCTCAGATATTTCGATTATTGAAATTATTCCTTCCATCTCATCTGGGACCATCTTGGTGGTTACAGTGTTTGTCATAGCTCTCTCTTACATCTATATCCTCATCGCAGTCCTGAAGATGCGCTCCAAGGATGGGCGACaaaaagccttctccacctgcaccTCCCACCTCACTGCAGTCACTCTCTATTATGGgactattttcttcatttatgtcTTGCCCAAGTCCATCTACTCAACGGAGCAGAACAGAGTGATATCTCTGTTGTATACTGTGGTGATTCCCATGATAAACCCACTCATCTACAGTCTGAGGAACAGAGATGTGAAGGAGGCCCTGAGAAAGACAATGGTTGGAATCTTTTCCTAG